The window GCGCGACTGGGTTACATGTCCCAGCTTGGGCTTGTTGAACTTCAGCATATTTGTCCCTCGAAATAGTATTGCCACATATGTGGCAAGTGGAACCCCCGTCCCGTTTGGAGAGATCGCGCTTTGGTGGGCTAATGAGGCGTGAATTAGGCAGTAGAATCGTTTTGTCGCAGGCTGAAATATCTTGTTACTGAATGCAGGTAATCGAGAGATGTTCCGTAATCTTACGGTTTAATGAAAAATTAACTTAACCATTACTTAGAAATACTGACAAACGAAGTCGTCGCCGGAATCGACGAGGTTTCGTCAAGTAATGCGGCGATGGAATAGCTCCGGCGCCCGGCCGTTCCTGCGGCTGGCGCATCGGGCCCATGCAGGGGAGGGTGGAACAAATCTCCGACGTGTTGACGGGCGTCAATTATGGTTCGCGCTCGCCGACGAATTGTCCGAGCCCACTGGCCTGGAAATCAGAGCTCAATCGACAGGCGACAAGGCAGCGCCAGCGCTTCTCGTCATGTTGCACCTGCGCGCTCGCTATGTTAGCAAAGCCGCGATTTTAACGATCCCGGTGCACTCAGTGCCGGTCGAAAATCGAAGTCCCGCTTGAATTCCAAGGGCTTGGATCGCTAGGCGCCGCATCGTGGCGACGGTTTTTCCCTTGCGAGTTTGACAGCTAAAAAGAGCGTGTCTGTGGCTGCTGAAAATCCGTCCGTTTCGGGAGTATCCGGTCGTTATGCAACGGCCTTGTTCGAACTGGCGCGCGATGAAAAATCCATCGACGCGGTCAAGGCCGATCTCGACAGATTCGACGCCATGCTGAGCGAAAGCGCCGATCTGAAGCGCCTGGTCCGCAGCCCGGTGTTTACCGCGGAGGCGCAGTTGAAGGCGCTGACGGCGGTGCTCGACAAATCAGGTATTTCCGGCATTGCCGCGAACTTCCTGAAAGTCTTGACCGCCAACCGCCGGCTGTTTGTGGTTAGCGACGTGATCCGCGCCTTCCGCGCGCTGGTGGCCAAATTCAAGGGCGAGGCGACCGCCGACGTCACCGTCGCCGAAACGCTCAGCGACAAGAATCTCGACGCCCTCAAAACCGCGCTGAAATCAGTGACCGGCAAGGACGTCGCGCTCAACGTGAAAGTTGATCCCTCGATCATCGGCGGCCTTGTGGTCAAGCTCGGCAGCCGGATGGTCGATAGTTCGCTTCGCACCAAACTCAATTCGATCAAGCACGCGATGAAAGAGGCAGGCTGATGGACATCCGCGCCGCGGAAATTTCCGCGATCCTGAAGGACCAGATCAAGAATTTCGGCCAGGAGGCTGAAGTTTCCGAAGTCGGACAGGTGTTGTCCGTCGGCGACGGTATCGCCCGCGTCTACGGGCTCGATAACGTCCAGGCCGGCGAGATGGTCGAGTTCGAGAACGGCACCCGCGGCATGGCGCTCAATCTTGAAACCGACAACGTCGGCATCGTGATCTTCGGCGCCGACCGCGAGATCAAGGAAGGCCAGACCGTCAAGCGGACCCGCGCCATCGTCGATACGCCGGTCGGCAAGGGTCTGCTCGGCCGCGTGGTCGATGCGCTCGGCAATCCGATCGACGGCAAGGGCCCGATTCAGGCCGACAAGCGGATGCGCGTCGACGTCAAGGCGCCCGGCATCATTCCGCGCAAATCGGTCAACGAGCCGATGGCGACCGGGCTGAAGGCGATCGATGCGCTGATCCCGATCGGCCGCGGCCAGCGCGAATTGATCATCGGCGACCGCCAGACCGGCAAGACCGCGATCGCGCTCGATGCCATTCTCAACCAGAAGCCGCTTAACGCCACCGGCGACGAGAAGATCAAGCTGTATTGCGTCTATGTCGCGATCGGCCAGAAGCGCTCGACGGTTGCGCAATTCGTCAAGGTGCTCGAAGAACAGGGCGCGCTGGAATATTCGATCATCGTCGCGGCCACCGCCTCCGATCCGGCGCCGATGCAGTACCTCGCGCCGTTCACCGGCTGCACCATGGGCGAATATTTCCGCGACAACGGTATGCACGCGGTCATCATCTATGACGATCTGTCGAAGCAGGCAGTCGCCTATCGCCAGATGTCGCTGCTGCTGCGCCGCCCGCCGGGCCGCGAAGCCTATCCGGGCGACGTGTTCTATCTGCATTCGCGTCTGCTCGAGCGCGCCGCCAAATTGAACGATGAGCATGGTTCGGGCTCGCTCACCGCGCTGCCGGTGATCGAAACCCAGGCCAACGACGTGTCGGCCTATATCCCGACCAACGTCATTTCAATCACCGACGGCCAGATCTTCCTCGAAACCGACCTGTTCTTCCAGGGCATCCGCCCCGCAGTGAACGTCGGCCTTTCGGTGTCGCGCGTCGGATCGTCGGCGCAGACCAAAGCGATGAAAAAGGTCGCCGGCAAGATCAAGGGCGAGCTCGCGCAGTACCGCGAAATGGCGGCGTTCGCGCAATTCGGCTCCGATCTCGACGCCGCGACGCAGCGCCTGCTCAACCGCGGCTCGCGCCTGACCGAACTTTTGAAGCAGCCGCAGTTCTCGCCGCTAAAGATGGAAGAGCAGGTCTGCGTGATCTGGGCCGGTACCAACGGCTATCTCGATCCGCTTCCGCTCAACAAGGTGCGCGCCTTCGAGGACGGCCTGCTGTCGGTGTTGCGCAGCAAACACGCCGATATCCTCAACACCATCCGCGACACCCGCGATCTCAGTGATGACGCCGCGGGCAAGCTGAAGGCGGTGGTCGAGGCTTTCGCCAAGAATTTTGCATAATTTGCCGTCGTGGCCCGGTCTAAAGGCTGGGCCCGATGAAAGAGAGGCTTGCGGTCGGATCTAAAGATCGGATCGCCGGGGTTAACTAAGAATGGCTTCACTTAAAGACATGCGGGTCCGCATTGCCTCTACCAAGGCGACGCAGAAGATCACCAAGGCGATGCAGATGGTCGCGGCCTCAAAGCTGCGCCGCGCGCAGACCGCCGCCGAAGCGGCGCGGCCCTATGCGGAAAAAATGGACGCGGTAATCTCCAACATTGCGACCGCGGCCGCAGGCTCGCCCGGGGCGCCGGTGCTGCTCTCCGGCACCGGCAAGGATCAGGTGCATCTGCTGTTGGTCTGCACCGGCGAACGGGGCCTGTGCGGTGCGTTCAATTCGGCGATCGTGCGGCTGGCGCGCGAGCGCGCCAACGCGCTGATCAGCCAGGGCAAAGAGGTCAAGATCTTTTGCGTCGGGCGCAAGGGATTCGAGCAGCTGCGCCGCACCTTCGAGAAGCAGATCGTCGAGACCGTTGAGCTGCGCTCGGTGCGCCAGCTCGGTTTCGTTAATGCCGAAGACATCGCCAAAAAGGTGATTGCGCGTTTCGAGGCCGGCGAGTTCGACGTCTGCACGCTGTTCTATTCGCGCTTCAAGTCGGTGATCGCGCAGGTCCCGACCGCCCAGCAGATCATCCCGCTGGTGGTCGAAGCCCCCGCGGCCAGCGCCGGCCCGGCGACGGCTTACGAATACGAGCCGGAAGAGGACGAAATTCTGAGCGGGCTGTTGCCGCGCAATCTCGCGGTGCAGGTCTTCCGCGCGCTATTGGAAAACAACGCCTCGTTCTACGGCGCGCAGATGAGCGCGATGGACAGCGCCACCCGCAACGCCGGCGACATGATCCGCAAGCAGACCCTGGTCTACAACCGGACCCGTCAGGCGATGATCACCAAGGAGCTGATTGAAATCATCTCCGGAGCCGAGGCGCTCTGATGGCCGCAACGGTCGTTTGAGATCAAGTATTCGAAGGAGAAAGCTTTCATGGCTACACCCGCCAATCAGACTGGACGCATCACGCAAGTCATCGGCGCCGTCGTCGACGTGCAGTTCGAAGGCCACCTGCCGGCTATTCTGAACGCTCTGGTGACGCAGAACAGCGGCAATCGCCTGGTGCTCGAGGTAGCGCAGCATCTCGGCGAATCGACGGTTCGCACCATCGCGATGGATACGGCCGAAGGCCTTGTCCGCGGCCAGGAAGTCAGCGACACAGGCGTTCCGATCACGGTGCCGGTGGGCGCGGGCACGCTCGGCCGCATCATGAACGTGATCGGCGAGCCGGTCGATGAAGCCGGACCGATCAAGGCCGAGGACATGCGCGCGATTCACCAGGAAGCGCCGACCTACACCGAACAATCCACCGAGGCGGAAATTCTCGTCACCGGCATCAAGGTCGTTGACCTGCTCGCGCCTTACGCCAAGGGCGGCAAGATCGGCCTGTTCGGCGGCGCCGGCGTCGGCAAGACCGTGCTGATCCAGGAACTGATCAACAATGTTGCCAAGGCGCATGGCGGTTATTCGGTATTCGCCGGCGTCGGCGAACGGACCCGCGAAGGCAACGACCTCTATCACGAGTTCATCGAGTCCGGCGTCAACAAGAAGGGCGGCGGCGAAGGCTCTAAATGCGCGCTCGTCTATGGGCAGATGAACGAGCCGCCGGGCGCCCGCGCCCGCGTCGGCCTCACCGGCCTCACGGTCGCCGAGCATTTCCGCGATCAGGGACAGGACGTGCTGTTCTTCGTCGACAATATCTTCCGCTTCACGCAAGCCGGCTCGGAAGTGTCGGCGCTGCTGGGCCGCATTCCCTCGGCGGTGGGCTATCAGCCGACGCTTGGCACAGATATGGGTGCGTTGCAGGAGCGCATCACCACCACCACCAAGGGCTCGATTACGTCGATCCAGGCGATTTACGTTCCCGCGGATGACTACACCGATCCGGCGCCAGCGACCACGTTTGCCCATCTCGATGCAACGACCAACCTCGACCGCGCGATCTCGGAGAAGGGAATCTATCCGGCGGTCAACCCGCTGGATTCGACCTCGCGCATGCTCCAAGCGCACATCGTCGGTGAGGAGCACTACACCACCGCGCGCTTGGTTCAGCAGATACTGCAGAAATACAAGTCGCTGCAGGACATCATCGCGATTCTCGGCATGGATGAATTGAACGAAGAGGACAAGGTCACGGTGGCACGCGCGCGCAAAATCGAGCGCTTCCTGTCGCAGCCGTTCTTCGTGGCCGAAGTCTTCACCGGCTCGCCCGGCAAATTCGTCGAACTCGCCGACACCATCAAAGGCTTCCGCGGGCTCTGCGAAGGCAAATACGATCATCTGCCGGAGCAGGCCTTCTACATGGTCGGCACCATCGAAGAGGCGGTCGAAAAGGGCAAGAAGCTGGCTGCGGAAGCAGCGTAACAGGCGAATAGCGAATAGGGAGTGGCGAATAGCGCTGCTCCCTTATTCTCTACTCGCCATTCGCCACTCACCATTCGCGGGTTCTCCATGGCCACCTTCCACTTCGATCTCGTCTCGCCCGAAAAGCTCGCCTTCTCCGGCGATGTCGATCAGGTCGACGTCCCCGGCCTCGAGGGCGATTTCGGCGTGCTTGCCGGACACGCCCCGGTGGTGGCCGCGATCCGGCCGGGAATCCTCACCGTGACGGCAGGCGGGACGCACAAGAAGATCATCGTGCTCGGCGGTCTTGCCGAAGTGTCCGACAAGGGCCTCACCGTGCTCGCCGATGTCGCCACCTCGATCGAGGAACTGGATCGGGCCAGGTTCGCCGACAAGATTGCCGAGATGGAAGCCAAGCTCGCGGAGAAGGAGGGCTCGGGGCTCGACCGCGCGATCGAGCGGCTCGATCATTTCAAGAGCATCCAGAACCAGCTCAGCTCGACGGCGATGCACTGAGGCGCCGCGCCAGGCGCGCCGAAGAATTACATAAACACGACGCCGCCAGCGCTGTAACGGATGCCGAAAGCCGGTTGCGCCTGACGGCTTCTGGCGGCATTCTGCGGCGGCAAATCGTTGTCCGGGGCTGGCTTCATGAAACGCAAGATCGCGGCGATATTCGCGGCCGATATTGCCGGCTACTCAAGGCTTGTCGCCGAAGACGAAGAGGAGACGCTGCGGCGGCTCGCATCCTACCGGCTGGTGACGGACGACTTCATTGCCAAATCGGGCGGGCGGATTTTCAATACCGCGGGCGATGCGGTTCTCGCCGAGTTTCCGAGCGCGGTCGAAGCCGTGCGATGCGCGATCGACATCCAGGAAAGCCTGCGCACCCGGAATATGGCCTATCCGCCGAGCCGCCAGATGTGCTTTCGCATCGGCATCACGATCGGCGACGTGGTGGAACGCGACGGCGACCTCCTGGGAGATGGCGTCAACATCGCGGCGCGGCTCGAGGGTCTGGCCGAAGTCGGCGGCATCTGCGTCTCGCGCGCGGTGCACGAACAGGTGGCCAACAAGCTGTCGGTGCAGTTCGCCGACATCGGCGAGCAGGAAGTAAAGAACATCCCGACGCCTGTGCATGCCTATATGGTGGCGATGCGGCGCGAGGACGGAACCTACGCGCCGCCGCAAGTCAAGAAGAAGGCCCCGCCGCCTCCCACTCACGCCACGCCGAGCTGGATGTGGCCGTTGGTGGTTGCGGTGGTGTGTCTTGCGGCCATCGGCGTCGGCGGCTTCCTGTATTTTACCAAGCTGGAGTTGCCCGGCGCGCCCAAGGACTCCTCGTTGGCCAACAATATCGCCTCGCCTTCGCCGCCGGCCACGCCGGCTCCTGCGCCAACGCCGGCCCCGTCGCCGACATTCGCGAGCGCGCCGCCACCGCCACCGCCATCGCCGCCTTCCCCGCCGCCGCCCACATCAGGCGAAAAGTTTGTGGCCGAGACCGTGCCGTTCGTTCCCGATCGGGCTCGTACCGTTTTGGCGACCGAGTATGCTTCCGCACCTGACTACAAGGCCCTGGCCCTCAATACCAACGGTGTCAGCGGCTTCGCCGTCGGCCAGCCGAATGAAGAGGCCGCAAAAAATGCCGCGGTCGAGCAATGCCAGAAACGCGCGGACGCCACCCAGTTGCCGCGAAAATGCGAAGTCTACGCGGTCGGCAATGCGGTGGTCTACGCCCATGGCCGCCCGCCGGTGCCGCCCGCGCCCTGGATCAGGCACGACCCGGTAACCGAGCGGCCATTCGCCGCCAAGGATGTACCGATCGTGCGCGAGCCCGGAAAGGCCAGGATCGAGAACACGTATCCGCCGGCCCGAAAGAGCAAGACGCTGGCGATCGGACCCGGCGGCGCCTTCTTTTACATGCTCGGCCTGGACAGCATGGAGGAAGCGGCGCGCCGAATCCAGGAAACCTGCGGCGCCGTGGTCGGTGTTCCCTGCATGATCGTGGCCGCGGACGATGCATTCGTCGTTCCCGTGCCGACGACGTTGAAGGCCATCGGCTTCTTTCATGCCGACCGGCATCCGTCGATTGCGACGGATGCGAGAGATGATGTCGCGCGCAAACTCGCGGACGCGCCTTCGGGGTGGAATGCGGTTGCGGTTGGCACCTCCGGGCGCCCGGGGCTCGCACTCAAGGCGAACACCGAGCAAAATGCGGTCAACGAGGCCCTCGGCAATTGCGTCAAGCACGACAGCGATTGCCACGTCATCGCGATCGGCCCGTTCGCGGTCGGACCGAACTGAGGTTCGTCATCCCGCGAATTTCGCAAAGCTCTGCGCCACGTTCCGATACACGTCACGCCGAAACGGCACCACGAGATCGGCGACGCGATCGAGCCGTTCCCACCGCCAGGCGTCAAATTCCGCGGGCTGGCCGTTGCGCGGCGTCAGCGGATCGATTTCATCGTCACGGCCTCTAAAACGCAGCGCGAACCATTTTTGCCGCTGGCCGCGGAATTTTGCCAGGCGATGGGACGGCGGCACCGCGAATGGCGGAAATTCGTAGGTCAGCCAATCCGTCTCGCCGAGATAGTCCGCATTTGCAACGCCAGTCTCTTCCCAGAGCTCGCGCATCACGGCGTCGCGCGGATTTTCGCCCTCGTCGATGCCGCCCTGCGGCATCTGCCATTCGAGGCCGGGGAGAATGATTTCCGGCCCGTCGTCGCGAAAACGCCGCCCGATCAGGACCTGACCGGAAGGGTTGAGCAAAGCGATACCTACATTCGGGCGATAGGGTTTTGTCTCTGCCATTGACTCAATGCCTGTCATTCCGGGGCGCGCGAGGCGCGAACCCGGAATCTCGAGATTCCGGGCTCATGCTTCGCATGCCTCGGAATGACGCGACAGCCCTAGCTACCCGCGAGCTTGGCAAATTCCTTCACCACGCGCTCGTAGACCGGGCGTTTGAACGGCACGATCAGGTCGGGCAGATTCTTCATCGGCTCCCAGCGCCAGCTGACGAACTCCGCCTTGTGGCCGCCGCCGGGGCTCGCAACATTGATCTCGTCGTCCTTGCCGGTGAAACGAAGCGCGTACCATTTCTGCCGCTGGCCGCGGTAGCGGCCCTTCCAGGCGCGTCCGGCGACCGTGCGGGGAATGTCGTAGATCAGCCAGTCCGCGACCTCGGCCAGCTTCTCGACCGAGCGGACGCTGGTCTCCTCGTAAAGCTCGCGCTTCGCCGCCGCCCAGGTATCTTCGCCGGGATCGACGCCGCCTTGCGGCATCTGCCAGACATGGGCTTCGTCGACGTGTTCGATGCCGCCGGCGCGGCGTCCGATGAAGACCAGCCCGGCTGCGTTGATCAGCATCATGCCGACGCAGGTGCGATAGGGCAGGTCTTCGTAGCGCGCCATTCGGTCAAAGCCTCTTCGCGGTCATAGCGGGCTGGCGAGACCCGGCGGGTCCGGCCTCGCGCCAGTCGGTAAAGTGTCAGCTGGATTTTGATTTCAGCATTGCGGTTGTCAATGGCACAAGCATGATGCCGTGGCCCTCGAGCGCCTTGATCCAGACGCCGATCCGCTCGATCGAAACCGGCAACGCCGAGGCGATTCCGATCGCGGTTCCGCGCTCCTTGGCGAGACTCTCGAGTTTTGCCAAGGCGCGGTCGATTTCGAGCGCCGTCGGCACCGCATCGATCGAAAGATCGGCTTTGGCGAAGGGCATCGCCTGGGCGGCCGCCAAAGCGGGCGCGACGCTGCGCGGCGCGGAGCCGTCGTCGAGATAGCCGAGCCCGCGCTTGGCCGCCTCGCGCACGATCGGCTGCATCACCGCGTCGCTGACGACGAAGCGCCCGCCCATGAAATTCGCGATCCCGGCATAGCCCTGGAAACGGCTGAGGTGCCAATAGAGGCGATCGAGGTTCTGCTCGGGCGCGACCGTCGTCAGCAAGGTCTGCGGCCCGGGGTCGTTGTCGGGATAATCGAACGGCTCCATCGGAATCTGCAGCAGGATTTCGTGGCGTTGCGCCCGCGCCCGCTCGGCGAGTTTGGCGGGATCCGAGCCGTAGGGGGTAAACGCCAGCGTCACCGCAGGCGGCAGTTTCATGATGGCGTCGGTGGTCTTGGCCGCGCCGACGCCGAGGCCGCCGACGACGATGGAAACGACCGGCATTTTTGCCGCTTTGGCGCGGTCGGCCTCAGCGGCATAGACCGTGAAGGGCTTTAGACCATCGGCGACCACCGGGATCATGCCGTAGCGCGATTTTTCGAGCAGGCGCTGATCGATCCCGGCCACCATCGCGGGAGCGGCGTTAGGCTCGGCCTTGTCGGCGCCTTCGCTGCCGATCACCACGTCATGGTGCGCGCCGCTCGAGCCGTCGATGATGGTGACGGTTTTTTGCTCGCCGGGCATGGCTTGCTTGGGTTCGGATTTGGCCCCATGCGCGGGCGCGTCCGAAACCGCCGTGGATTTTTCGCCCGCTTGCGTCGGCTGACGGATGGCGACATGGGTGACCGGCTCGCCGCCCAACGGATTGTCGTTGAAGAGGGCAAAGCAAGCGAAGGTAACCAGAAACAGGCCGAGCAGCACGGCAAGCGCCTGCGTCGCCGTAAACGGCAGCCGAAATCGGCGCTTCCGCTGCCCCTTCGTCTGTCCGAGCGGCGTGCTCAGATCGTCGGCCGCCTCAGCCATGGCCCCCCCGAATCAACCGCGCCGACGATACCACGGAGGGACAAGCCCGCGGCAGCTCCGCAAAGCTCCGGTCGGCCCTGCAAAAGTCCGTTCCAGGCGCCGCCCCGAGCCGTCGGGACCCGACGCAAAAAAGGCGGCCCGAAGGCCGCCCTTTTCGTAAATTCACTAGCGGAACCGAATCAGTTCGCCTCTTTGGTGGCGGGCTTGTCCGCCGAACCCTTGTCGGCGGTCGTCGGTGCGGTCGGATTGACCTTGATGCCGTGCAGGAGGTCGTCGGCCATCTTGAGGGCCTTATCGTCCTTGGCGTCCGGCGGCACGTAGGATTGCGAGCCGGTCTTCTCGTCGCCGTCGTTCTTCAGATGGCCGCGCAACGAGGCCTCACCCTTGGTATCGGTGCGCGATTTCAGCTCGTCGGGCACGTCCTGCAGCACCTCGATATCGGGCACGATGCCCTTGGCCTGGATCGACTTGCCCGACGGCGTGTAATAGCGCGCGGTGGTGAGACGCAGCGCGCCGTTGCCGCTTCCCAACGGGATGATGGTCTGCACCGAGCCCTTGCCGAACGAGCGGGTGCCGACCAGCGTCGCCCGCTTGTGGTCCTGCAGCGCGCCGGCGACGATTTCGGAGGCCGATGCCGAGCCGCCGTTGATCAGGACGATCACCGGCTTGCCCTTGGTCAAATCGCCCGGATGGGCGGCGCGGCGCTGAGTCTCCTCGGCGTTGCGGCCGCGCGTCGAGACGATCTCGCCGCGCTCGAGGAAGGCGTCGGAGACCGTGACCGCCTCTTCCAGCAGGCCGCCGGGATTGTTGCGCAGGTCGATGACGAAGCCCTTCAGCTTGTCGCCGATCTGGTTTTGCAGGTTGGTGATTTCCCGCTTCAATCCTTCGGTGGTCTGCTCGTTGAAGGTGGTGATGCGGATATAGCCGATATCGTCGCCCTCGACATGCGCGCGTACCGAGCGGACGCGGATGTTGTCGCGCACCAGCGTGACGTCGATCGGGTTGTCCTGGCCCTTGCGGATGATCTTCAGCCGGATCTTGGTATTGACCGGCCCGCGCATCTTTTCGACGGCCTGGTTGAGGGTGAGGCCCTGCACCGCTTCGTCGTCGAGATTGGTGATGATGTCGTTGGCCATGATGCCGGCCTTCGATGCCGGCGTGTCGTCGATCGGCGACACCACCTTGATCAGGCCGTCTTCCATCGTGACTTCGATGCCGAGCCCGCCGAACTCGCCGCGGGTCTGCACCTGCATGTCGCGAAAACTCTTGGCGTCCATGTAGCTCGAATGCGGATCGAGGCCGGACAGCATGCCGGAGATGGCGGACTCGACGAGCTTTGAGTCGTCAGGCTTCTCGACATAGTCGCTGCGGACCCGTTCGAACACGTCGCCGAACAAATTGAGCTGGCGATAGGTGTCCGAGGTCGCGGCCCGCGCACTCGATCCCATGAGCACCGCGCGTGGCTGGGTCACGAAGAGTGTCAATGCCGCGCCGGCCGCGGCGCTTAGGAGAATTACTGAAGTCTTGCGCATCATCCGCGAACCTTTTCGCCTTCATTTGCGGCCCACCATGGGCCTGGATCGATTGGAGTGCCGTCCTTACGGAACTCGATATAGAGCACGGGCTGACTCGCGTTGGTCGCGAGGATAGATGCGACCTGGGACGTCGTCCCCATGGTCGCGACCGGCTCCCCCGTAAGTACAAACTGGCCGATGTTAACCGAAATGCGCTCCATCCCGGCGATCAACACAT is drawn from Bradyrhizobium lablabi and contains these coding sequences:
- a CDS encoding F0F1 ATP synthase subunit gamma; the encoded protein is MASLKDMRVRIASTKATQKITKAMQMVAASKLRRAQTAAEAARPYAEKMDAVISNIATAAAGSPGAPVLLSGTGKDQVHLLLVCTGERGLCGAFNSAIVRLARERANALISQGKEVKIFCVGRKGFEQLRRTFEKQIVETVELRSVRQLGFVNAEDIAKKVIARFEAGEFDVCTLFYSRFKSVIAQVPTAQQIIPLVVEAPAASAGPATAYEYEPEEDEILSGLLPRNLAVQVFRALLENNASFYGAQMSAMDSATRNAGDMIRKQTLVYNRTRQAMITKELIEIISGAEAL
- a CDS encoding F0F1 ATP synthase subunit delta, with product MAAENPSVSGVSGRYATALFELARDEKSIDAVKADLDRFDAMLSESADLKRLVRSPVFTAEAQLKALTAVLDKSGISGIAANFLKVLTANRRLFVVSDVIRAFRALVAKFKGEATADVTVAETLSDKNLDALKTALKSVTGKDVALNVKVDPSIIGGLVVKLGSRMVDSSLRTKLNSIKHAMKEAG
- a CDS encoding divergent polysaccharide deacetylase family protein, translating into MAEAADDLSTPLGQTKGQRKRRFRLPFTATQALAVLLGLFLVTFACFALFNDNPLGGEPVTHVAIRQPTQAGEKSTAVSDAPAHGAKSEPKQAMPGEQKTVTIIDGSSGAHHDVVIGSEGADKAEPNAAPAMVAGIDQRLLEKSRYGMIPVVADGLKPFTVYAAEADRAKAAKMPVVSIVVGGLGVGAAKTTDAIMKLPPAVTLAFTPYGSDPAKLAERARAQRHEILLQIPMEPFDYPDNDPGPQTLLTTVAPEQNLDRLYWHLSRFQGYAGIANFMGGRFVVSDAVMQPIVREAAKRGLGYLDDGSAPRSVAPALAAAQAMPFAKADLSIDAVPTALEIDRALAKLESLAKERGTAIGIASALPVSIERIGVWIKALEGHGIMLVPLTTAMLKSKSS
- the atpD gene encoding F0F1 ATP synthase subunit beta, with translation MATPANQTGRITQVIGAVVDVQFEGHLPAILNALVTQNSGNRLVLEVAQHLGESTVRTIAMDTAEGLVRGQEVSDTGVPITVPVGAGTLGRIMNVIGEPVDEAGPIKAEDMRAIHQEAPTYTEQSTEAEILVTGIKVVDLLAPYAKGGKIGLFGGAGVGKTVLIQELINNVAKAHGGYSVFAGVGERTREGNDLYHEFIESGVNKKGGGEGSKCALVYGQMNEPPGARARVGLTGLTVAEHFRDQGQDVLFFVDNIFRFTQAGSEVSALLGRIPSAVGYQPTLGTDMGALQERITTTTKGSITSIQAIYVPADDYTDPAPATTFAHLDATTNLDRAISEKGIYPAVNPLDSTSRMLQAHIVGEEHYTTARLVQQILQKYKSLQDIIAILGMDELNEEDKVTVARARKIERFLSQPFFVAEVFTGSPGKFVELADTIKGFRGLCEGKYDHLPEQAFYMVGTIEEAVEKGKKLAAEAA
- a CDS encoding adenylate/guanylate cyclase domain-containing protein, which encodes MKRKIAAIFAADIAGYSRLVAEDEEETLRRLASYRLVTDDFIAKSGGRIFNTAGDAVLAEFPSAVEAVRCAIDIQESLRTRNMAYPPSRQMCFRIGITIGDVVERDGDLLGDGVNIAARLEGLAEVGGICVSRAVHEQVANKLSVQFADIGEQEVKNIPTPVHAYMVAMRREDGTYAPPQVKKKAPPPPTHATPSWMWPLVVAVVCLAAIGVGGFLYFTKLELPGAPKDSSLANNIASPSPPATPAPAPTPAPSPTFASAPPPPPPSPPSPPPPTSGEKFVAETVPFVPDRARTVLATEYASAPDYKALALNTNGVSGFAVGQPNEEAAKNAAVEQCQKRADATQLPRKCEVYAVGNAVVYAHGRPPVPPAPWIRHDPVTERPFAAKDVPIVREPGKARIENTYPPARKSKTLAIGPGGAFFYMLGLDSMEEAARRIQETCGAVVGVPCMIVAADDAFVVPVPTTLKAIGFFHADRHPSIATDARDDVARKLADAPSGWNAVAVGTSGRPGLALKANTEQNAVNEALGNCVKHDSDCHVIAIGPFAVGPN
- a CDS encoding RNA pyrophosphohydrolase encodes the protein MARYEDLPYRTCVGMMLINAAGLVFIGRRAGGIEHVDEAHVWQMPQGGVDPGEDTWAAAKRELYEETSVRSVEKLAEVADWLIYDIPRTVAGRAWKGRYRGQRQKWYALRFTGKDDEINVASPGGGHKAEFVSWRWEPMKNLPDLIVPFKRPVYERVVKEFAKLAGS
- a CDS encoding S41 family peptidase, producing the protein MMRKTSVILLSAAAGAALTLFVTQPRAVLMGSSARAATSDTYRQLNLFGDVFERVRSDYVEKPDDSKLVESAISGMLSGLDPHSSYMDAKSFRDMQVQTRGEFGGLGIEVTMEDGLIKVVSPIDDTPASKAGIMANDIITNLDDEAVQGLTLNQAVEKMRGPVNTKIRLKIIRKGQDNPIDVTLVRDNIRVRSVRAHVEGDDIGYIRITTFNEQTTEGLKREITNLQNQIGDKLKGFVIDLRNNPGGLLEEAVTVSDAFLERGEIVSTRGRNAEETQRRAAHPGDLTKGKPVIVLINGGSASASEIVAGALQDHKRATLVGTRSFGKGSVQTIIPLGSGNGALRLTTARYYTPSGKSIQAKGIVPDIEVLQDVPDELKSRTDTKGEASLRGHLKNDGDEKTGSQSYVPPDAKDDKALKMADDLLHGIKVNPTAPTTADKGSADKPATKEAN
- the atpA gene encoding F0F1 ATP synthase subunit alpha; protein product: MDIRAAEISAILKDQIKNFGQEAEVSEVGQVLSVGDGIARVYGLDNVQAGEMVEFENGTRGMALNLETDNVGIVIFGADREIKEGQTVKRTRAIVDTPVGKGLLGRVVDALGNPIDGKGPIQADKRMRVDVKAPGIIPRKSVNEPMATGLKAIDALIPIGRGQRELIIGDRQTGKTAIALDAILNQKPLNATGDEKIKLYCVYVAIGQKRSTVAQFVKVLEEQGALEYSIIVAATASDPAPMQYLAPFTGCTMGEYFRDNGMHAVIIYDDLSKQAVAYRQMSLLLRRPPGREAYPGDVFYLHSRLLERAAKLNDEHGSGSLTALPVIETQANDVSAYIPTNVISITDGQIFLETDLFFQGIRPAVNVGLSVSRVGSSAQTKAMKKVAGKIKGELAQYREMAAFAQFGSDLDAATQRLLNRGSRLTELLKQPQFSPLKMEEQVCVIWAGTNGYLDPLPLNKVRAFEDGLLSVLRSKHADILNTIRDTRDLSDDAAGKLKAVVEAFAKNFA
- a CDS encoding RNA pyrophosphohydrolase; the protein is MAETKPYRPNVGIALLNPSGQVLIGRRFRDDGPEIILPGLEWQMPQGGIDEGENPRDAVMRELWEETGVANADYLGETDWLTYEFPPFAVPPSHRLAKFRGQRQKWFALRFRGRDDEIDPLTPRNGQPAEFDAWRWERLDRVADLVVPFRRDVYRNVAQSFAKFAG
- a CDS encoding F0F1 ATP synthase subunit epsilon, coding for MATFHFDLVSPEKLAFSGDVDQVDVPGLEGDFGVLAGHAPVVAAIRPGILTVTAGGTHKKIIVLGGLAEVSDKGLTVLADVATSIEELDRARFADKIAEMEAKLAEKEGSGLDRAIERLDHFKSIQNQLSSTAMH